A single window of Marinobacter sp. LA51 DNA harbors:
- a CDS encoding YebG family protein, which translates to MAVQAVYFSERDGLDMALKHPDTMLFTSKADADARDKILELAEEIQVFLSRKVEGLSDDQAEQCAMAIAEERDLFQKALKKPELLNANEQD; encoded by the coding sequence ATGGCGGTACAAGCAGTCTATTTTTCCGAGAGGGACGGCCTTGATATGGCGCTTAAACATCCTGACACCATGCTCTTTACGTCTAAAGCCGATGCAGATGCTCGGGATAAGATTTTGGAGCTGGCGGAAGAAATACAGGTATTTCTAAGCCGGAAAGTTGAAGGTTTGAGCGATGATCAGGCAGAGCAATGTGCCATGGCCATTGCCGAAGAGCGCGATTTGTTTCAGAAGGCCCTGAAAAAGCCGGAACTGCTGAACGCGAACGAACAGGACTAA
- a CDS encoding CHASE domain-containing protein, translating to MTKSSKLWWAVVALIAGIGLSLVLGRTLYTEETRAIDQEFEADIAQLSAVFEREVVLNLEILNALKDAVAVLPEMTSQRFAVLTRRILERSPAIQAFAWAPLVLRADVPAFTLRQRDEFVNFVIMEVAGTGLRQAQERPWYVPVQFIEPLSENRSALGYDLASETLRLSALLAARDSGNIAATAGIRLVQEPDNQKGFLVFAPLYREPNDIGAFNDGVQHYGFINGVFRVGELVNQAIGEELHEDILFEVYDRSGSDKVLLFSTENSADQNWHSEGRYESPVFDIAGRQWVVEAVPSINFYESRRGAFPFFVSSVGIVLSGLVFGYVLLSDRRNTELREAKAKLEKISLTDSLTGLANRRQFDAYLEREYRRAVRQGTALTLVMLDIDQFKEYNDHYGHPAGDACLKQVADALGNVVHRPADLAARYGGEEFALVLPDTADGTEVAETCRQAIEALKIPHDASTVAEVVTVSVGIAVLTPQTWHQNLTDLLHRADEALYEAKESGRNQVCRA from the coding sequence ATGACCAAATCGAGCAAATTATGGTGGGCTGTAGTCGCTCTTATCGCAGGGATCGGCCTTAGCCTTGTATTGGGCCGCACTTTGTACACCGAAGAAACCCGCGCCATTGACCAGGAATTTGAGGCCGACATCGCCCAGTTGTCGGCGGTGTTCGAACGTGAAGTTGTGCTCAACCTTGAGATCCTGAATGCGCTCAAGGATGCAGTTGCCGTCCTGCCCGAGATGACGTCCCAGCGCTTTGCAGTACTCACGCGCAGAATTCTTGAGCGCTCGCCTGCGATTCAGGCCTTTGCCTGGGCGCCACTGGTTCTGCGCGCTGATGTGCCCGCATTTACGCTTCGCCAGCGTGATGAATTCGTCAACTTTGTGATCATGGAAGTCGCTGGAACCGGCCTTCGGCAGGCACAGGAGCGGCCCTGGTACGTTCCGGTTCAGTTCATTGAACCCTTGTCTGAAAATCGTTCCGCCCTGGGTTATGACCTTGCCAGCGAAACCTTACGTTTGTCCGCGCTACTAGCGGCCAGGGATTCCGGCAATATTGCTGCCACTGCCGGTATTCGCCTGGTGCAGGAACCGGATAACCAGAAAGGATTTCTGGTGTTTGCACCGCTATATCGGGAGCCAAACGACATTGGCGCGTTCAATGACGGCGTGCAGCACTACGGATTTATCAACGGTGTCTTCCGGGTTGGCGAGCTGGTGAATCAGGCGATCGGTGAAGAGCTGCACGAGGACATCCTGTTTGAAGTCTATGATCGCTCGGGCTCCGATAAGGTTTTGCTTTTCAGTACCGAAAACTCGGCGGATCAAAACTGGCATTCAGAGGGTAGGTACGAATCACCGGTGTTTGATATTGCCGGTCGCCAGTGGGTAGTAGAGGCAGTGCCGTCCATCAACTTTTATGAAAGCAGGCGAGGTGCCTTTCCATTTTTCGTCAGCTCGGTGGGTATCGTGCTATCGGGGCTGGTCTTCGGGTATGTCCTGCTGAGCGATCGCAGGAACACTGAGCTTCGCGAGGCCAAGGCGAAGCTGGAGAAAATTTCCCTTACGGATTCATTGACCGGGCTTGCCAATCGTCGACAGTTTGACGCGTACCTGGAACGGGAGTATCGCCGGGCTGTAAGGCAGGGAACGGCGCTGACACTCGTGATGCTGGATATCGACCAGTTCAAGGAATACAACGATCACTACGGACACCCGGCCGGCGATGCCTGTTTGAAGCAGGTGGCGGATGCGCTAGGCAACGTCGTGCATCGGCCGGCGGATCTGGCTGCGCGTTACGGTGGGGAAGAGTTTGCCCTTGTACTGCCGGATACCGCTGATGGTACCGAGGTTGCCGAGACGTGTCGCCAGGCAATTGAAGCGCTGAAAATCCCTCACGATGCCTCAACGGTGGCCGAGGTGGTGACCGTCAGCGTGGGCATCGCGGTGTTAACCCCGCAGACCTGGCATCAGAACCTGACCGACCTGCTGCACCGCGCCGATGAGGCACTTTACGAGGCCAAGGAGTCCGGTCGAAACCAGGTGTGCCGGGCGTAA
- a CDS encoding beta-ketoacyl-ACP synthase III translates to MTFARIAGTGSYLPENIVTNQDLEKMVDTTDQWIRERTGIERRHIAVEGQTTVDLAEPAARRAIEAAGIEPGDIDLIVFATSTPDKIFPSCACILQARLGIHGCPAFDIQAVCSGFVYALATAEKFIKSGTSKKALVIGAEVFSRIINWEDRGTCVLFGDGAGAVVLEANEETGILSTHIHADGQYEDLLHVPCGIADGYDQVKAGKAFVEMKGNEVFKVAVNTLGKIVDETLNANQMQKSDVDWLVPHQANLRIISATAKKLNMSMDRVVVTVHEHGNTSAASIPLALDVAVRDGRIQRNEVLLLEAFGGGFTWGSALLRY, encoded by the coding sequence ATGACGTTTGCACGAATTGCCGGCACTGGTTCTTACCTGCCTGAGAATATCGTTACTAATCAGGACCTCGAAAAGATGGTCGATACCACCGACCAATGGATTCGGGAACGCACCGGCATTGAACGTCGACACATTGCCGTGGAAGGTCAGACCACTGTTGATCTGGCCGAGCCTGCCGCCCGTCGCGCAATTGAAGCCGCCGGCATTGAGCCTGGCGATATCGATCTGATCGTCTTTGCCACCTCGACGCCCGACAAAATTTTCCCAAGCTGCGCTTGTATCCTGCAGGCGCGCCTCGGCATCCATGGCTGCCCTGCCTTTGACATCCAGGCGGTATGCAGTGGCTTTGTCTATGCGTTGGCTACCGCGGAAAAGTTCATCAAGAGCGGAACCAGTAAAAAAGCCCTGGTGATTGGCGCCGAGGTGTTCTCACGCATTATCAACTGGGAAGACCGCGGCACCTGCGTTCTGTTCGGCGATGGCGCCGGGGCAGTGGTGCTGGAGGCCAATGAGGAAACCGGCATTCTGTCCACCCATATCCACGCCGACGGACAATACGAAGACCTGCTCCATGTGCCCTGCGGCATTGCCGACGGCTACGACCAGGTGAAAGCCGGTAAGGCCTTTGTGGAAATGAAGGGCAACGAAGTCTTCAAGGTAGCCGTCAACACCCTCGGGAAGATCGTCGACGAAACCCTTAACGCCAATCAGATGCAGAAATCCGACGTCGACTGGCTGGTGCCCCATCAGGCCAATCTCAGAATCATCTCGGCGACTGCGAAGAAGCTCAACATGTCGATGGATCGCGTGGTGGTGACCGTCCACGAACACGGCAACACCTCCGCCGCCTCCATTCCGCTCGCTCTTGACGTTGCGGTTCGCGATGGACGCATTCAGCGTAATGAGGTCCTGCTGCTGGAAGCCTTTGGCGGGGGATTCACCTGGGGTTCGGCACTGCTGCGTTACTGA